Proteins encoded within one genomic window of Providencia huaxiensis:
- a CDS encoding DUF3150 domain-containing protein, with amino-acid sequence MTKVNHLQSLCVIHVDFDIWSGQTRLSASDLKLGEGGEIPPEKVAQLGSKKICDPAKLKGFHRLKTETRRLLLKFGMPFMNGFAVPVSKTDEICNKLNDINFQFNQLKQDFIKGYNKAVDEWCQENPEYERAIRAGALPKETVEERIGFEYQVFMIQPVNEDEANAKRLNRKVERLGDDLISEVVQEANKFYMERLAGRDQCAVTTRQTLRNIRDKVDGLSFLNSAFNPLVKLLDQTLRGYEQHADGRNIVAPFFYQVVAAVLIMSERDRIEQYANGSITVEGMANDIGGSGAQMGDRSKDEKAEQKSDKAGELIPATEGGETKQQQVGGTESVQSEQTNSGGNAVDLDEDIDNFFKSFAERGEGESEDESNAGDVVREERVDVEDEPVLPEETPVEQEPVQEEPTEEPLNQELPKTDDDGDYFF; translated from the coding sequence ATGACTAAAGTGAACCATCTACAAAGCCTCTGTGTTATCCACGTAGACTTTGACATCTGGAGTGGACAAACCCGTTTGTCTGCATCTGATCTCAAGCTGGGCGAGGGTGGTGAAATTCCACCTGAGAAAGTAGCTCAACTGGGAAGTAAGAAGATCTGTGATCCGGCTAAGCTGAAAGGCTTTCATCGCCTGAAAACAGAAACTCGTCGCCTCCTGCTGAAATTCGGTATGCCGTTCATGAACGGATTTGCCGTACCCGTCAGCAAGACCGATGAAATCTGTAACAAGCTGAATGACATAAACTTTCAGTTTAACCAACTGAAACAGGATTTCATCAAAGGTTACAACAAAGCCGTGGATGAATGGTGTCAGGAGAACCCTGAGTATGAACGAGCTATCCGTGCCGGAGCCCTTCCAAAGGAAACGGTCGAGGAGCGGATTGGCTTTGAGTACCAGGTGTTCATGATCCAGCCTGTGAACGAAGATGAGGCCAACGCCAAACGCCTTAACCGCAAGGTTGAGCGCTTGGGTGACGATCTCATCTCCGAAGTGGTTCAGGAAGCGAATAAGTTCTATATGGAACGTTTGGCCGGTCGAGACCAATGTGCGGTCACTACTCGGCAGACACTCCGTAACATCCGCGACAAGGTGGATGGGCTTAGCTTCCTGAACAGCGCTTTTAACCCTCTGGTCAAGCTGCTCGACCAAACCCTCCGGGGATACGAGCAACATGCCGATGGCCGAAACATCGTTGCGCCTTTCTTTTATCAGGTCGTGGCCGCAGTGCTGATCATGAGCGAGAGGGACCGCATCGAGCAGTATGCCAATGGCTCGATTACTGTAGAGGGCATGGCTAATGACATTGGCGGTTCGGGAGCCCAGATGGGGGACCGTTCTAAAGATGAAAAGGCCGAACAGAAAAGCGATAAAGCCGGTGAGCTTATCCCTGCAACAGAGGGTGGCGAAACCAAGCAGCAACAGGTAGGTGGTACTGAATCTGTTCAATCAGAACAGACTAACAGCGGTGGTAACGCTGTTGACCTGGATGAAGACATCGACAACTTCTTCAAGAGTTTTGCAGAACGAGGCGAGGGTGAATCGGAAGATGAATCCAATGCCGGTGATGTGGTTCGAGAAGAGCGCGTTGATGTTGAGGATGAGCCGGTTTTGCCTGAGGAAACTCCGGTAGAGCAAGAGCCTGTCCAAGAGGAGCCGACAGAGGAGCCTCTCAACCAGGAGCTGCCTAAAACTGACGACGATGGCGACTATTTCTTCTAA